In Xanthomonas sp. SI, the following are encoded in one genomic region:
- a CDS encoding Wzz/FepE/Etk N-terminal domain-containing protein, producing MKEDEIYLIDLWRILRREWRWCVLPLLAALALAFAFLHVATRQWQATAWVQVGEFGPTPAGRDPKLEPFQRVIERIKTRLFQDQVLHSLGLPLNGREAALYRSSLKLDPDPYANLIELSLRADSAQQARALAAATTAQLQALHRRIQAVPMQQTRERLQDIGSELATTQAERARLLQQQAEGKGSVEQQLLGNMLLSEKNATIRSLKSERDDLLARLGARYTYDTSAPWAAYVPDRPAFPNPVLVLAVALMLGAGLGVFAAIVRNALRRRQAARMPQPQQALSGA from the coding sequence ATGAAAGAAGACGAAATCTACCTGATCGACCTGTGGCGGATCCTGCGGCGCGAGTGGAGATGGTGCGTGCTGCCGCTGCTCGCCGCGCTGGCGCTGGCGTTCGCCTTCCTGCATGTGGCCACGCGCCAGTGGCAGGCCACCGCGTGGGTGCAGGTCGGCGAATTCGGCCCGACCCCGGCCGGGCGCGATCCCAAGCTGGAGCCGTTCCAGCGCGTGATCGAGCGGATCAAGACCCGGCTGTTCCAGGACCAGGTGCTGCATAGCCTGGGCCTGCCGTTGAACGGGCGCGAGGCGGCGCTGTACCGCAGCAGCCTGAAGCTGGACCCGGATCCCTATGCCAACCTGATCGAGTTGAGCCTGCGTGCCGATTCGGCGCAGCAGGCGCGCGCCCTGGCCGCGGCGACGACGGCGCAGCTGCAAGCGCTGCACCGGCGCATCCAGGCCGTGCCGATGCAGCAGACGCGCGAACGCCTGCAGGACATCGGCAGCGAACTCGCCACGACCCAGGCCGAGCGCGCGCGCCTGCTGCAACAGCAGGCCGAGGGCAAGGGCAGCGTCGAGCAGCAGTTGCTCGGCAACATGCTGCTGTCGGAAAAGAACGCGACCATCCGCAGCCTGAAGTCCGAGCGCGACGACCTGCTCGCCCGGCTCGGCGCGCGCTATACCTACGACACTTCCGCGCCATGGGCGGCCTACGTGCCCGATCGCCCGGCATTTCCCAATCCGGTGCTGGTGCTGGCGGTGGCGCTGATGCTGGGCGCCGGGCTTGGCGTGTTCGCCGCGATCGTCCGCAACGCGCTGCGGCGCCGGCAGGCCGCACGCATGCCGCAGCCTCAGCAGGCCCTTAGCGGCGCATAA